The Pseudomonas baetica genome includes a region encoding these proteins:
- a CDS encoding transglycosylase SLT domain-containing protein, translated as MRSRLLSVLSCLLLTATAVQSAQAVDLSTQRQYYDEAKRALAKGDTGPYFRYSQALADYPLEPYLAYDELTARLKTASNAEIEKFLAEHGDLPQANWMKLRWLRWLADRGDWATFVKYYDPKLNFTELDCLNAQYQISSGHKAEGYANADKLWLTGKSQPAACDALFGIWAADGQLTEKKRWERTKLAAQARNYPLANSLTNGLTTLAPRGRLLVDVAQKPELLNQPSRFTPADEPMSDVVSLGLRRLARQDPDKAMALLDGYASSMHFSRDEKVAIAREIGLTLARRFDSRALDVMTKYDPELRDNTVSEWRLRLLLRLARWDDAYQLTKRLPQDLATTNRWRYWQARSLELAEPQNPQAQTLYKNLARERDFYGFLAADRSQSPYSLNNKPLVLSQALINKVRNTPGVRRALEFHARGQIVDGRREWYHVSRHFNRDEMVAQAKLAYDLKWYFPAIRTISQAQYWDDLDIRFPMAHRETLVREAKVRGLHSSWVFAITRQESAFMDDARSGVGASGLMQLMPGTAKETARKFSIPLASPQQVLDPDKNIQLGAAYLSQVHSQFNGNRVLASAAYNAGPGRVRQWLRGADHLSFDVWVESIPFDETRQYVQNVLSYSVIYGQKLNSPQPLVDWHERYFDDQ; from the coding sequence CGCGCGCTGGCCAAGGGCGACACCGGCCCGTATTTCCGTTACAGCCAGGCGTTGGCCGATTATCCGCTCGAACCGTATCTGGCCTACGACGAACTGACCGCGCGCCTGAAAACCGCGAGCAACGCGGAAATCGAGAAATTCCTCGCCGAACACGGGGACCTGCCCCAAGCCAACTGGATGAAGCTGCGCTGGTTGCGCTGGCTCGCCGATCGCGGGGACTGGGCAACCTTCGTCAAATATTACGACCCGAAACTCAACTTCACTGAGCTGGACTGCCTTAATGCGCAGTACCAGATCAGCAGCGGTCACAAGGCTGAAGGCTATGCCAATGCCGACAAACTCTGGCTGACCGGCAAGTCGCAACCCGCGGCGTGTGACGCCCTGTTCGGCATCTGGGCGGCCGACGGCCAGCTCACCGAAAAGAAACGCTGGGAGCGCACCAAACTCGCCGCTCAGGCACGTAACTATCCGCTCGCCAACAGCCTGACCAACGGCCTCACCACCCTCGCGCCACGTGGTCGGTTGTTGGTGGATGTGGCGCAGAAACCGGAATTGCTCAATCAGCCGTCGCGCTTCACCCCGGCCGATGAGCCAATGTCCGATGTGGTCAGCCTCGGCCTGCGCCGCCTCGCCCGTCAGGACCCGGACAAGGCTATGGCGCTGCTCGACGGCTATGCCAGCAGCATGCACTTCTCCCGTGACGAGAAAGTCGCGATCGCCCGGGAAATCGGCCTGACCCTGGCCCGGCGTTTCGACAGCCGCGCGCTGGACGTAATGACCAAATACGACCCGGAGCTGCGTGACAACACTGTTTCCGAGTGGCGCCTGCGCCTGCTGCTGCGTCTGGCGCGCTGGGACGACGCTTATCAACTGACTAAACGTCTTCCACAAGATCTGGCCACCACCAATCGCTGGCGTTACTGGCAGGCCCGTAGCCTGGAGTTGGCAGAGCCGCAGAATCCGCAAGCGCAGACGCTGTACAAGAACCTCGCCCGCGAGCGTGATTTCTACGGATTCCTCGCTGCCGACCGCTCGCAATCGCCGTACTCGCTGAACAACAAGCCGTTGGTCCTCAGCCAAGCGCTGATCAACAAGGTGCGCAACACTCCAGGCGTACGCCGTGCGCTGGAGTTCCACGCTCGCGGGCAGATCGTCGACGGTCGTCGCGAGTGGTATCACGTCAGCCGCCACTTCAACCGCGACGAAATGGTCGCCCAGGCGAAACTTGCCTATGACCTGAAGTGGTATTTCCCGGCGATCCGCACCATCAGTCAGGCGCAGTACTGGGACGATCTGGACATCCGCTTCCCGATGGCTCACCGCGAAACCCTCGTGCGCGAAGCCAAGGTTCGCGGCCTGCATTCGAGTTGGGTGTTCGCCATCACCCGTCAGGAAAGCGCCTTCATGGACGATGCCCGCTCCGGCGTCGGCGCCAGCGGCCTGATGCAATTGATGCCTGGCACTGCCAAAGAAACCGCACGCAAGTTCAGCATCCCGCTGGCCTCGCCGCAGCAAGTGCTGGATCCGGACAAGAACATCCAGCTCGGTGCCGCTTACCTGAGCCAGGTGCACAGCCAGTTCAACGGCAACCGCGTCCTCGCCTCCGCCGCCTACAACGCCGGCCCCGGCCGCGTGCGTCAATGGCTGCGCGGCGCTGATCACTTGAGTTTCGACGTGTGGGTGGAAAGCATTCCCTTCGACGAAACCCGTCAGTACGTGCAGAACGTGCTGTCTTATTCGGTGATCTACGGCCAGAAGCTCAACTCGCCGCAGCCGCTGGTGGATTGGCACGAGCGCTACTTCGACGATCAATAA
- a CDS encoding ABC transporter transmembrane domain-containing protein: MTPKLSSRHRRALRLTSRFLAPYRWQVIGALLALIVTAAVTLSMGQGIKLLVDRGFMTQSPHQLNQSIGIFMLMVLGLAVGTFARFYWVSWIGERVVADIRRVVFNHLVYLHPGFYENNRSSEIQSRLTADTTLLQSVIGSSLSMFLRNLLMVIGGVILLFVTNAKLTSIVVIALPFVVAPILIFGRRVRNLSRLSQDRVADIGSYVSETLGQIKTVQAYNHQVQDEQRFSATVEDAFDTARKRIFQRSWMITMVIVLVLGAVAVMLWVGGMDVIAGRITGGELAAFVFYSLIVGSAIGTLSEVIGELQRAAGAAERIAELLRSENIIQSPTTGLVTLPARVRGELQLQDVRFSYPSRPESYAVNGLNLTVRAGETLALVGPSGAGKSTVYDLLLRFYDPLEGRILIDGVPLTRLDPLDLRRHFALVSQSPALFFGSVEENIRYGNPGATLDQVKQAARIAHAHDFIEKMPNGYQTHLGDGGLGLSGGQRQRLAIARALLVDAPILLLDEATSALDAQSEHLIQEALPSLMENRTTLVIAHRLATVKNADRIAVMDQGKLVAIGTHQELIVSNPLYARLASLQFNDGKSASTNAVTDPVIH, translated from the coding sequence ATGACCCCGAAGCTTTCTTCAAGGCACCGTCGCGCGTTGCGTCTGACCAGTCGATTTCTGGCCCCTTACCGCTGGCAAGTCATCGGTGCGCTGCTGGCGCTGATCGTCACCGCCGCCGTCACCTTGTCGATGGGGCAGGGGATCAAACTGCTGGTCGATCGGGGCTTCATGACCCAGTCGCCCCACCAGCTTAATCAGAGCATCGGCATTTTCATGTTGATGGTGCTTGGGCTGGCTGTCGGTACGTTCGCGCGGTTTTACTGGGTGTCCTGGATTGGCGAACGCGTCGTGGCCGATATTCGCCGCGTGGTGTTCAACCATCTGGTTTATCTGCACCCAGGCTTCTACGAGAACAACCGCAGTTCAGAGATCCAGTCGCGGTTGACCGCCGACACCACGCTGCTGCAATCGGTGATCGGTTCGTCGCTGTCGATGTTCCTGCGTAATCTGCTCATGGTCATCGGTGGCGTCATCCTGCTGTTCGTGACCAACGCAAAACTCACCAGCATCGTGGTGATTGCCTTGCCGTTCGTGGTGGCGCCGATTCTGATTTTCGGTCGGCGTGTACGCAATCTTTCGCGGTTGAGTCAGGACCGGGTTGCCGATATCGGCAGCTACGTTTCCGAAACTCTCGGCCAGATCAAAACCGTGCAGGCCTACAACCATCAGGTGCAGGACGAACAGCGCTTTTCGGCGACGGTGGAGGACGCTTTCGACACCGCGCGCAAACGCATTTTCCAGCGCTCATGGATGATTACCATGGTGATCGTGCTGGTGCTAGGCGCGGTGGCAGTGATGCTATGGGTCGGTGGCATGGACGTGATCGCCGGGCGGATCACCGGCGGCGAACTGGCGGCGTTTGTCTTTTACAGCCTGATCGTTGGCAGTGCGATCGGTACTTTGAGCGAAGTGATCGGCGAATTGCAACGCGCTGCCGGCGCTGCCGAGCGCATCGCTGAATTGCTGCGTTCGGAGAACATCATCCAGTCGCCGACCACGGGCCTTGTGACCTTGCCGGCGCGGGTGCGCGGTGAGCTGCAATTGCAGGATGTGCGTTTTTCCTACCCCTCGCGTCCTGAAAGCTACGCCGTTAACGGCTTGAATCTGACTGTCCGCGCCGGAGAGACGCTGGCGCTGGTGGGGCCGTCCGGAGCTGGCAAGTCCACGGTGTATGACTTGCTGCTGCGCTTTTATGACCCGCTGGAAGGACGGATCCTCATCGATGGCGTGCCGCTGACCCGTCTCGATCCGTTGGATCTGCGCCGCCACTTCGCCCTGGTGTCACAGTCGCCAGCACTGTTTTTTGGCAGCGTTGAAGAGAACATTCGCTACGGCAACCCGGGGGCGACGCTGGACCAGGTCAAGCAAGCGGCAAGAATTGCCCATGCCCACGACTTCATCGAGAAAATGCCCAACGGTTACCAGACCCATCTCGGCGATGGTGGTCTCGGCCTTTCCGGCGGCCAGCGTCAGCGTCTGGCGATCGCCCGTGCGTTGCTGGTCGACGCGCCAATCCTGCTGCTGGATGAAGCCACCAGCGCCCTTGATGCGCAAAGCGAGCATCTGATCCAGGAAGCTCTGCCAAGTCTGATGGAGAACCGCACCACGCTGGTGATCGCGCATCGACTGGCCACGGTGAAAAACGCTGACCGGATTGCGGTGATGGACCAGGGCAAACTTGTGGCCATTGGCACCCATCAGGAACTCATCGTCAGCAATCCGCTGTATGCGCGGCTGGCGTCTTTGCAGTTCAACGATGGAAAAAGCGCTTCAACGAATGCTGTCACCGACCCTGTCATTCACTAA